In the genome of Chryseobacterium sp. 52, the window TCACCTTATTAACCTTCCTGATAGGCTGTATTTTTCAGGCCCAGACGTTGCATCTGTATGGTGGATCCAATCAGGACCAATATCTTGGGTGTTTAAACTGTGATACTTTTGATAAAAATTCGATATGGAATACCTATGGAGATTATGGGAATGTCAGCAGTTCAAAATCTATATGGAATAGCTATGGAAACTATGGAAGTTCGTACAGCACTTATTCTCCGTGGAGCAGTTATGCGTCCTATCCGCCAGCTATTGTTGATCAGGAGGGTAACTTTTACGGTTATCTGACTTTAAACACTTTCAAATCCGACCGGTCGGAACTTGGACTGGCCATTGCGTTATATAAAAATTATGATGCGATCAGGAAAGATATCAGCGGCTGGTATGATCAGTTATTCCGTTAAATTCTAAGCCAGCTGTACCTGAAAATCTTCTGTAAGGGTCAAAATTCCTTCCGCTAAACCTTCAGAATGGGTCGTAAAGCCTTTCAGTTTCGATGTTTTCCCTTTTACAACAAGGTCTAAAAGTTGTTTGTCGGAAAGCTTTTTTCCGAAGATATCAAAGGTAATTTTAAAACCACAGTTTTTGAAATCCGAGCATCCAACAGCTGCTTTTCCTTTAATCAGATGATGGTCTTTACATTTTGGACACTTCGTTTCTTCCCAGGACTGAAGTTCTTTTTTGACAGCAGGTTCTCTCTTTTTCTTTTCTTCTACTTTTTCTTCTTCCTGCAGTGTTATTACTTTTCCTTTGCCGTAAACTACTTTTTTGGTAAGCTCGGAAACCATCTGAATCAGTTCTTCTTTAAACTGATTGGCTTCATATTCACCGCTTTCAATTTTACGAAGTTTTGATTCCCATTCACCCGTTAATTCAGGGCTTTTCAGCAACTCGTCTTCAATAGTATCAATTAACTGAATTCCGGTTTGCGTGGCAATAAGGTTTTTCCTCTTCTTCTCGATGTATTGTCTTTTGAACAGCGTTTCAATAATGTTGGCACGGGTTGAAGGCCTACCGATACCGTTATTTTTCAGCAATTCACGAAGTTCTTCGTCTTCTACCTGTTTTCCGGCTGTTTCCATAGCTCTCAGCAACGTTGCTTCTGTATATGGTTTTGGTGGGGAAGTTTTCCCCTGATGGATCATAGGGTCATGAGGTCCGGTTTCTCCAACCGTGAATTCAGGGATGGTTTGTTCCTCTTCTTTATCTTTTTCCTTATCCGTTGATTCTTCTTTAGGCTCTTTTGCATAAACCGCTCTCCAACCCGGTTCCAGAATCTGTCTTCCACTTGTTTTAAAAGGAATTGTTCCTACTTTTCCTTCTACCAGAGTATTTGAAATTTTACATTCAGGATAGAAAACAGAGATAAAACGTTTGGCCACCAGATCATAGATCAGCTTTTCTTCTCTGCTTAAGTTCTGTGATGGCTGAACTTCCGTAGGAATAATAGCGTGGTGATCCGTTACTTTTGCATCATCAAAAACGGCTTTGGATTTTGGAATAGGCTGTTCCAGTAATGGGGCAACCAGTTCCTGATAGAAATGCATTTTCTGAAGAATACCTTCAATTTTCGGATAAAGACTTTCCGATAGATAAGTGGTATCTACACGTGGATAAGTCACATGTTTTTTCTCGTAAAGACTCTGAATATATTTCAATGTACTGTCCGCAGAATATCCGTATTTTTTGTTGGCTTCTACCTGAAGTCCGGTCAAATCGAAAAGTCTGAGGTTTTTTTCTTTCCCTTCTTTAATTTCAAAAGAAACAATTTCAAAAGGATTGACTTTAAGATATTCCAAACCTTTCTCGGCGCGGTCTAAGGTTTTCAGCCTGTCAATTGCTGCATTGAAAATAACATCGCGGTACTTGGTTTTCAGCTCCCAATATTCTTCGGTGGTAAAAGCATCAATTTCTTTCTGACGCTGAACAAGCATCGCCAATGTAGGCGTCTGCACTCTACCAATGGAAAGAACGGCTTTATTACCTCCAAATTTCTTGGTGAACAATCGGGTTGCATTGATTCCCAACAGCCAATCTCCTATCGCTCTGGCATTTCCGGCCAGGTATAGATTTTTATAATCTTCTGCCGGTTTTAATTTCTCAAAACCTTCTTTAATAGCCTCTTCCGTAAGGGACGAAATCCATAAACGCTGAACAGGTTTGTTGCATTTTGCTTTCTGCAATACCCAACGCTGGATGAGTTCTCCCTCCTGCCCGGCATCACCACAGTTGATGACCTCATCGCATTCTCCGACCAGCCTTTCAATCACTTTAAACTGATTTTCAACGCCTTTATTGGGAATTAATTTGATTCCAAAATTGCTGGGAATGATGGGTAATAAAAACAGATTCCAGGATTTGTACTGAGGACCGTAATCATGAGGTTCCTTCAAAGTACAAAGATGTCCGAACGTCCATGTCACGCAATAGCCGTTTCCTTCCATATAACCTTGTTTCAGCACGGTAGCGCCCAATACTTTGGCAATATCTCTGGCAACACTTGGTTTTTCGGCAATACAAAGTTTCATGAATATTCGGGATTATTGAAGGGGAACAAAAGTCGGGATTTTTTTTGGATTTTGCTAAATTATGAAGGTTAATAGTTTTCAGTTACGGGTTGCAAGTTGATTGGTTGGGAGTTATAAATTCTAAGTTATGATGTAAGAAAAGTAAATTTACGGGTTATAAACGGAACATTCACACTTGAGTTATTGTGTTCATTCATCTTACTTAAATTTCATATTGGGTATACCAAAAAGCTCCCTTAAAAAAGAGAGCTCATCACAATATTAACGAAACTAAATTCATTATTTCTTTTTCACTTCAGCAATTGCATTCTGAATTCCACCGCCAGCTACTTCAAAGAATGAAGGTCCGGCCAACAGATATACTTTTTCCAGTTTCTTTGTTTTAGAAAGGTTATGTTCTCTTAAATAGATTTCAGAACGGTTGGCCAATACAATGCCTTTTACCACATTTCCGGCTACCAAAGCAGTTGGAGAATCAATTCCGGCATCTTTAAGGTCGCTGGCAAAGGCGAAGTTGGTAACGCCTAATCTCAGTGCTTCACGGGTTGCCACTTCTGCAACGGAAGTCATTAATTCTGGCGTGAAATTGTTACGGTCACCTAATCCTATCAATAGTAATTTCTTAGCAGACATAGAACCGGCAGGAGGTGTAATCAGCAAAGTTTCTAAAGCATGTCCCTGGAATTGCCCTGACTCTCTGATTTTGGTAAATTCTCCTTTTAAAGCTTCATCTAAATGAACCAGTCCGTTGAGGTTTGCAGGTAATGCCTGAGCACTGTGAATATCATTATCTGTGTATTCAAAAACACAGGCTACCTGTAGTTGCGCATCTGCTGAAGAAGGCCCCTGAACCATTCCGATCATTGAAATTCCGTCTACAGAACCCCAGATTTTTGATGTTCCTATGGTTGCAGGTGTTGGAGATGAGTTCGTTGTGATTGTTTGTGCAAAAGTCAGTGTTGAAAATACTAATCCCGCGATTAATAATGCCTGGTTTAGGCTGTTTTTCAGTGTATTTTTCATGAGGCTTAATTTTTAAAATTTATTCTCAATAATTTATTGATTGGCTATCAGTATGAATTGTGAAATTTTTTATTGAAATGATCTAACAACCTAAATCGCTTTCCTTCAGTTTCAAATAATATCTACATTGTCATCGGTACTTCCATTAATAGGATTTCCGTCCCTTCAGTGGTTGATTTTATATTTAAACTGGAAATGTCCCAAACTCCGAAACCGTCTCTTTCTTCTAATTTCTGATCTTCTATTTCTACACTTCCTTTTAAGATGAATGCATAAACACCGTTTCCTTTTTTCCTGATCTGATAATTGGTTTCTCTGTTATTTTCAAAAGTTCCCAAGTGAAACCAGGCATCCTGATGAATCCAAACTCCTTCATCATCAGCATTCGGAGAAAGAATCTGCTGGAATTTATTCTGTCTTTTTGTTTTGTCTAAAGTGATCTGATCGTATCTGGGGGTTACATTTCTTTTATTGGGATATACCCAGATCTGAAGGAATTTCACT includes:
- a CDS encoding type IA DNA topoisomerase; protein product: MKLCIAEKPSVARDIAKVLGATVLKQGYMEGNGYCVTWTFGHLCTLKEPHDYGPQYKSWNLFLLPIIPSNFGIKLIPNKGVENQFKVIERLVGECDEVINCGDAGQEGELIQRWVLQKAKCNKPVQRLWISSLTEEAIKEGFEKLKPAEDYKNLYLAGNARAIGDWLLGINATRLFTKKFGGNKAVLSIGRVQTPTLAMLVQRQKEIDAFTTEEYWELKTKYRDVIFNAAIDRLKTLDRAEKGLEYLKVNPFEIVSFEIKEGKEKNLRLFDLTGLQVEANKKYGYSADSTLKYIQSLYEKKHVTYPRVDTTYLSESLYPKIEGILQKMHFYQELVAPLLEQPIPKSKAVFDDAKVTDHHAIIPTEVQPSQNLSREEKLIYDLVAKRFISVFYPECKISNTLVEGKVGTIPFKTSGRQILEPGWRAVYAKEPKEESTDKEKDKEEEQTIPEFTVGETGPHDPMIHQGKTSPPKPYTEATLLRAMETAGKQVEDEELRELLKNNGIGRPSTRANIIETLFKRQYIEKKRKNLIATQTGIQLIDTIEDELLKSPELTGEWESKLRKIESGEYEANQFKEELIQMVSELTKKVVYGKGKVITLQEEEKVEEKKKREPAVKKELQSWEETKCPKCKDHHLIKGKAAVGCSDFKNCGFKITFDIFGKKLSDKQLLDLVVKGKTSKLKGFTTHSEGLAEGILTLTEDFQVQLA
- a CDS encoding M17 family peptidase N-terminal domain-containing protein codes for the protein MKNTLKNSLNQALLIAGLVFSTLTFAQTITTNSSPTPATIGTSKIWGSVDGISMIGMVQGPSSADAQLQVACVFEYTDNDIHSAQALPANLNGLVHLDEALKGEFTKIRESGQFQGHALETLLITPPAGSMSAKKLLLIGLGDRNNFTPELMTSVAEVATREALRLGVTNFAFASDLKDAGIDSPTALVAGNVVKGIVLANRSEIYLREHNLSKTKKLEKVYLLAGPSFFEVAGGGIQNAIAEVKKK